One segment of Trachemys scripta elegans isolate TJP31775 chromosome 1, CAS_Tse_1.0, whole genome shotgun sequence DNA contains the following:
- the LOC117884651 gene encoding olfactory receptor 52B2-like: MSALNQTSFHPASFFLTGIPGMEDLHVWLSIPFSLMYIVTLFGNFTLLFVIVTERSLHEPMYLLLAMLAVSDLILSSSTVPKTLSIFWAHSKEISFDACLTQMLVTHISFIAESTILLAMAYDRYIAICDPLRYTTVLTHSVIAKIGLAALARSFCVMFPTLFLLWRLPYCGHNIMPHTYCEHMGIARLACADIAVNIWYGFTTTLLSPGLDVVLIVVSYVLILRAVFRLPSKDARLKAIGTCSSHICVIFMFYVPAFFTFFTHRFGHNVPHNVHILLANLYVLLPPMLNPIVYAVKTKLIWEKAVRMFSKVGQWC, from the coding sequence ATGTCAGCTCTCAATCAAACCAGCTTTCATCCTGCCTCCTTCTTCCTGACTGGCATCCCAGGTATGGAGGATCTGCACGTCTGGCTCTCCATCCCATTCAGCCTGATGTACATCGTCACACTTTTCGGAAATTTTACCTTATTATTTGTCATCGTAACGGAGCGAAGCCTCCACGAGCCCATGTACCTTTTGCTGGCCATGCTGGCCGTCTCTGATCTAATATTGTCTTCCTCTACTGTGCCCAAAACTCTGAGCATATTCTGGGCACATTCCAAGGAAATCTCTTTTGATGCCTGCTTGACCCAGATGCTCGTTACACATATTAGTTTTATTGCAGAGTCAACAATCCTGCTGGCCATGGCGTATGATCGGTATATTGCCATATGTGATCCCTTGAGGTACACGACTGTGCTAACACATTCAGTGATAGCCAAAATAGGGCTGGCAGCTCTAGCTAGAAGCTTTTGCGTAATGTTCCCAACACTTTTTCTCCTTTGGAGGCTACCGTACTGTGGACACAACATTATGCCTCACACGTACTGTGAGCACATGGGTATAGCCCGGCTGGCCTGTGCCGACATAGCTGTCAACATCTGGTATGGTTTTACTACAACTCTTTTATCGCCAGGACTGGACGTTGTGCTCATTGTTGTGTCTTATGTTCTCATCCTCAGGGCTGTCTTTAGGCTCCCGTCCAAGGACGCCCGGCTCAAAGCTATtgggacctgcagctcccacatCTGTGTCATATTCATGTTTTATGTGCCAGCGTTCTTCACCTTTTTCACACATCGGTTTGGCCACAATGTCCCTCACAACGTTCACATCCTACTGGCCAATCTCTATGTGCTCCTTCCACCCATGTTAAACCCCATCGTCTATGCAGTGAAAACTAAGCTAATTTGGGAAAAGGCGGTCCGCATGTTCTCCAAAGTAGGGCAGTGGTGCTGA